From the Salvelinus alpinus chromosome 32, SLU_Salpinus.1, whole genome shotgun sequence genome, one window contains:
- the LOC139562153 gene encoding YLP motif-containing protein 1-like encodes MLVTSKQLNIGRSHSWDTLGGNEGQWAGGESVYDHQGRIVGRRNSLSYRGDRGGYYEPPPGVRPPDLDLKRDPYSYQDSLYSQQGYAADPREMRKGSVPELNHYDRPTMAHSHQGSVVSQEYYPHDPAMAPRPPEDPRGFYRVEQQPQPHPLNRSPSHYGMNPVGRLPWDQGQGGRPGPPGPSSASPLPPPPPPPTAHGMNQVYSQPAAVAAAAKMMPDGQRSPAHYGMEQPSSPRYASEPPPLAGQPVYTDINGRPLDNRQQQPAATCLVVDPNTQGLDGSMQQRGMMMRQDCTSPYGVQQQPPQTNMQVYNPNPPLAAPALAPLPPPPAPVALPPPPPTAPQTPADPKRNADPEFLALLRNEGLSESTISSLIQQGFDTTGMLAVMEENDVRSVAPNLGQARVLSRVAISVKRPLEPTPTTQQQAPMRGRSNSFSHRSDMYLQQQQQQQHQHHQQAMAMGMDPRLMPPQTPGVMQTISPAMAEAIARRPNSAPSQHLLETTQGYPGPRTPGPYSGAMVPVQSRHVSAYSQHPGVPMHPGIQMMAAMPQHQQMSGAAMQAMQQQQMPVSMPALPPPQQAPKAYSTNYTVPMELMKRDRSLQPMSPMHSPHLSPQMMRKAGGTPSDGAMMPVGTTMQSQSAMAANQKLSRRTGPPVIVSTMASPDTIFVTRNGFDDQGGVWEWGKDWVMWYGVCCRQQQRCF; translated from the exons atgcTCGTCACCAGCAAGCAGTTGAATATCGGTCGCTCCCACAGTTGGGACACCCTGGGGGGGAATGAGGGGCAGTGGGCCGGGGGAGAAAGCGTTTACGACCACCAAGGCAGGATTGTGGGCCGACGGAACTCGCTGTCTtacaggggagacagaggaggttaCTACGAGCCACCCCCTGGGGTGCGCCCTCCTGACCTGGATCTGAAACGAGACCCCTACTCCTACCAGGACTCTCTGTACAGCCAGCAGGGCTACGCTGCTGATCCCCGGGAAATGAGAAAGGGCTCAGTCCCTGAGCTAAACCACTACGACCGTCCAACCATGGCTCATAGTCACCAAGGATCCGTCGTCTCACAGGAATATTATCCCCATGACCCTGCTATGGCTCCCCGACCACCGGAGGATCCACGGGGCTTCTACCGGGTGGAGCAGCAGCCACAGCCTCACCCGCTCAACAGATCCCCGTCCCACTATGGGATGAACCCAGTGGGACGGCTGCCATGGGAccagggacagggagggaggcccGGACCTCCGGGTCCATCATcggcttctcctcttcctcctccccctcctccgccAACTGCCCATGGCATGAACCAGGTTTACAGTCAGCCTGCAGCTGTAGCTGCCGCTGCCAAGATGATGCCAGATGGCCAGCGCTCTCCTGCTCACTATGGGATGGAACAACCATCTTCGCCTCGGTACGCATCTGAGCCACCCCCTCTAGCTGGACAGCCGGTCTACACCGACATCAACGGCCGTCCGCTGGACAATCGGCAGCAGCAGCCCGCAGCCACCTGCCTGGTGGTGGACCCTAACACTCAGGGACTGGACGGGAGCATGCAACAGCGAGGTATGATGATGAGGCAGGATTGCACCTCGCCCTACGGAGTACAACAACAGCCTCCACAGACCAACATGCAGGTCTACAACCCCAACCCTCCTCTCGCCGCCCCTGCTCttgcccctcttcctcccccaccAGCCCCTGTagccctcccccctccacctcccacaGCCCCCCAGACGCCTGCAGACCCAAAGAGGAACGCCGACCCAGAGTTCCTGGCTCTGCTTCGCAATGAGGGTCTCTCAGAGAGTACCATCTCCTCACTCATCCAGCAGGGCTTTGACACAACCGGTATGCTGGCAGTCATGGAAGAGAATGACGTGCGCTCTGTGGCTCCCAATTTAGGGCAGGCGCGGGTGCTGTCGCGGGTAGCCATCAGTGTCAAGAGGCCCTTGGAGCCTACACCCACGACCCAGCAACAGGCCCCCATGCGGGGCCGCTCCAACAGTTTCAGCCACCGCTCTGACATGTACctccaacagcagcagcaacagcagcaccaACATCATCAGCAGGCCATGGCAATGGGCATGGATCCACGGCTGATGCCACCACAGACCCCTGGTGTCATGCAGACCATCTCCCCCGCAATGGCCGAGGCCATAGCCAGGAGGCCCAACAGCGCTCCCTCTCAGCACCTCCTAGAAACCACCCAGGGCTACCCAGGACCTCGTACCCCGGGGCCCTACAGTGGCGCCATGGTCCCTGTCCAGTCCCGGCACGTGTCTGCATACTCCCAACACCCGGGTGTCCCTATGCATCCGGGCATACAGATGATGGCTGCCATGCCCCAGCACCAGCAGATGTCAGGGGCTGCAATGCAAGCCATGCAACAACAGCAGATGCCAGTGTCCATGCCTGCCCTGCCGCCACCTCAGCAGGCCCCGAAGGCATACTCCACCAACTACACAGTGCCCATGGAGCTGATGAAGCGGGACCGCAGCCTGCAACCCATGTCGCCCATGCACAGCCCCCACCTCAGCCCTCAGATGATGCGCAAGGCTGGGGGCACCCCGTCTGATGGCGCCATGATGCCCGTGGGTACCACCATGCAGAGCCAGAGTGCTATGGCCGCCAACCAGAAGCTTAGCCGCCGTACCGGCCCACCTGTCATCGTCTCCACCATGGCATCACCAGATACAA TATTTGTCACACGCAATGGTTTTGATGACCAAGGTGGAGTGTGGGAGTGGGGTAAGGACTGGGTGATGTGGTACGGTGTGTGCTGTCGTCAGCAGCAACGCTGCTTTTGA